From Demequina lutea, a single genomic window includes:
- a CDS encoding phospho-sugar mutase → MSETDDLFRKAIIWLTDDPDDATKAELESVLDAAVAKQPGALVDLEDRFSGLLQFGTAGLRGRIGAGPNRMNRAVVIRAASGLSSYMTAQLGHPGTIVVGYDARHRSHDFAVDTVAVAVAAGHRALLLPSALPTPLLAYAVRALGADAGVMVTASHNPAWDNGYKVYLGASITPEAAGAQIVPPHDAGIAALIAAVPSVASVPHAESGWEVLDPSIVDEYAAKVAALVPATVAASGDASSPASVAARRAALRVVLTPIHGVGDATVRNALSRAGFTDLTSVPEQATPDPDFPTVAFPNPEEPGAIDLALKLATTIEADVVIANDPDTDRCAVATVIDGGWQMLHGDVVGSLLGERIAQRLAAMTRDASAPPSAVPSAPASTAPVAPASTAPVAPASTTPVAPASATPTLANSIVSSQQLAAIAARHGLRHASTLTGFKWIARAPGLVYGYEEALGYCVAPELVLDKDGISTAVMIAEMVSELKAAGRTLADAIDDLAREYGVYLSSQVSARFDDVAQIPELMSRLLASPPATLAGSPVIATDDMNEGFAGLLPTNGLHLAAESGARVIIRPSGTEPKVKAYLEVIEPLAVGDGAGVDGAGVDGVGVDGVGGDVRGGDVRGGDVRGARARATEAMAALRADVEALLGV, encoded by the coding sequence ATGTCCGAAACCGACGACCTGTTCCGCAAGGCGATCATCTGGCTGACGGACGATCCCGACGACGCCACCAAGGCCGAGCTCGAGTCCGTACTCGACGCCGCGGTCGCCAAGCAGCCAGGTGCGTTGGTCGATCTCGAGGACCGATTCTCGGGGCTTTTGCAGTTCGGCACCGCCGGCCTCCGCGGCCGCATCGGCGCCGGACCGAACCGCATGAACCGCGCCGTCGTCATTCGCGCGGCGTCGGGTCTGTCGTCATACATGACCGCGCAACTTGGCCATCCGGGCACAATCGTGGTCGGCTACGACGCCCGCCACCGCTCGCATGACTTCGCCGTGGACACCGTTGCCGTGGCCGTCGCGGCGGGACACCGGGCCCTGCTGTTGCCCTCCGCGCTCCCCACCCCTTTGCTCGCCTACGCGGTGCGGGCGCTCGGCGCCGACGCTGGCGTGATGGTCACCGCCTCGCACAACCCCGCATGGGACAACGGCTACAAGGTCTACCTGGGCGCCTCGATCACGCCCGAGGCCGCGGGCGCACAGATCGTTCCGCCGCACGATGCCGGGATCGCCGCGCTCATCGCCGCGGTGCCATCCGTCGCGTCGGTGCCCCACGCCGAGTCCGGCTGGGAGGTCCTCGACCCGAGCATCGTCGACGAGTACGCGGCGAAGGTGGCCGCGCTGGTGCCCGCCACCGTGGCCGCTTCCGGCGACGCCTCGTCACCCGCATCCGTGGCCGCAAGGCGCGCGGCGCTGCGCGTCGTCCTGACCCCCATCCACGGCGTCGGCGATGCGACCGTGCGCAACGCGCTGAGCCGCGCGGGCTTCACCGACCTCACCTCCGTGCCCGAGCAGGCCACGCCGGACCCTGACTTCCCCACCGTCGCCTTCCCCAACCCCGAGGAGCCCGGCGCGATCGACCTCGCACTCAAGCTGGCCACGACCATCGAGGCCGATGTGGTGATTGCCAACGACCCCGACACGGACCGCTGCGCGGTCGCGACCGTGATCGACGGCGGCTGGCAGATGCTGCACGGCGACGTGGTGGGCTCGCTGCTGGGCGAGCGCATCGCTCAACGGCTCGCCGCGATGACCCGTGACGCCTCGGCACCGCCGTCTGCCGTCCCCTCCGCCCCCGCGTCAACCGCACCCGTCGCCCCCGCGTCAACCGCACCCGTCGCCCCCGCGTCAACCACCCCCGTCGCCCCCGCGTCGGCCACCCCCACGCTGGCGAACTCGATCGTCTCGTCTCAGCAACTCGCGGCCATTGCCGCGCGCCACGGACTGCGCCACGCCTCGACGCTCACCGGCTTCAAGTGGATCGCGCGGGCTCCCGGCCTGGTCTACGGCTACGAGGAGGCGCTCGGCTATTGCGTTGCACCCGAGTTAGTGCTGGACAAGGACGGGATCTCAACCGCAGTGATGATCGCGGAGATGGTGTCCGAGTTGAAGGCGGCCGGCCGCACGTTGGCCGACGCGATCGACGACCTCGCGCGCGAGTACGGCGTGTACCTGTCGTCCCAGGTATCTGCCCGTTTTGACGACGTGGCGCAGATCCCTGAGTTGATGTCTCGCTTGCTCGCCTCTCCCCCTGCAACGCTCGCCGGGTCGCCCGTAATCGCCACCGACGACATGAACGAAGGCTTCGCGGGACTGCTGCCCACGAACGGGCTGCACCTTGCCGCGGAGTCGGGCGCGCGGGTCATCATTCGGCCATCCGGGACCGAGCCGAAGGTCAAGGCGTACCTCGAGGTCATCGAGCCCTTGGCCGTTGGTGACGGCGCTGGTGTCGATGGCGCTGGTGTCGACGGCGTTGGTGTCGATGGCGTTGGTGGTGACGTGCGCGGTGGTGACGTGCGCGGTGGTGACGTGCGCGGTGCGCGCGCTCGTGCCACCGAGGCCATGGCAGCCCTGCGTGCCGATGTGGAGGCCCTGCTGGGCGTCTAA
- a CDS encoding purine-nucleoside phosphorylase, with the protein MTAHALAAEAAAVLADRTGIAHHDIALVLGSGWGGAAELIGEEVASVSAAEIPGFDAHVVPGHSPLLRSLRLADGRHVLVLGARQHYYQVRDAAKVAHAVRMAAAAGCTQLVLTNGCGSTRPEVGAGSVVLISDHINFTGVTPLEGATFVDLVDLYSSRLRSLAREVDPTLPEGVYIQFTGPQYETPAEVQMAAGWGAHLVGMSTALEAIAARAEGMEILGLSLVTNLGAGIGGEHLNHQEVLDAGREAGPRISRLLADVVGKM; encoded by the coding sequence ATGACAGCTCACGCGTTGGCCGCAGAGGCCGCAGCCGTCCTCGCCGATCGCACGGGGATCGCGCACCACGACATCGCCCTTGTCCTGGGGTCCGGATGGGGCGGCGCTGCAGAACTCATCGGCGAGGAGGTCGCCTCCGTTTCCGCGGCCGAGATTCCCGGCTTTGACGCGCACGTCGTCCCCGGTCACAGCCCCTTGCTGCGCTCGCTTCGCCTGGCCGACGGACGCCACGTGCTTGTCTTGGGCGCGCGGCAGCACTACTACCAAGTGCGCGACGCTGCCAAGGTGGCCCACGCGGTGCGCATGGCCGCCGCGGCGGGCTGCACGCAGCTGGTGCTGACGAACGGTTGCGGATCAACGCGCCCCGAGGTGGGGGCCGGCTCGGTGGTTCTGATCAGTGACCACATCAACTTCACCGGGGTTACCCCGCTTGAGGGCGCCACCTTCGTGGACCTCGTTGACCTCTACTCCTCGCGCTTGCGCTCGCTCGCGCGCGAGGTGGACCCCACGCTTCCGGAGGGCGTCTACATCCAGTTCACCGGCCCCCAGTACGAAACCCCCGCCGAGGTGCAGATGGCGGCGGGCTGGGGCGCGCACCTCGTGGGCATGTCGACAGCGCTTGAAGCGATTGCCGCCCGCGCGGAGGGGATGGAGATTCTCGGCCTGTCGCTCGTGACGAACCTTGGAGCGGGCATCGGCGGCGAACACCTCAATCACCAAGAGGTGCTCGACGCCGGTCGGGAGGCGGGGCCGCGCATCTCTCGCCTGCTCGCGGATGTCGTCGGGAAGATGTGA
- a CDS encoding adenosine deaminase translates to MTLTAEEIRILPKIVLHDHLDGGLRPATLIELSAEIGHELPTTDPDALARDFAQNANSGSLVRYLEAFSHTAAVMQTAANLTRVAREAVVDLAADGVIYAELRYAPEQHLEGGLTLQEVVEAVQDGIKEGIAEAAEAGYGIRAAALLDAMRHLDRSFEIAELAIANRGRCCVGFDIAGPELGFPPSNHRAAFQLLRENLMPVTIHAGEADGAASVGEALGLGSARRLGHGVRIHEDIEGFGTDEEPVFGIIAQHALDEQIPLECCPTSNVQTGAATSIEDHPIHELRDLGFAVTINTDNRLVSGVSMSGEFAKLVEAGWTLEDLFEATLVAAWGAFLPYDERAELAERVVEGYES, encoded by the coding sequence ATGACCCTCACCGCTGAAGAGATCCGAATCCTGCCCAAGATTGTTCTGCACGACCACCTCGACGGGGGCCTTCGACCGGCAACGCTGATAGAGCTGTCCGCAGAGATCGGACACGAGCTTCCCACGACCGATCCCGACGCGTTGGCGCGCGACTTTGCCCAGAATGCGAACTCCGGGTCCCTCGTTCGCTACCTCGAGGCGTTCTCCCATACTGCTGCCGTTATGCAGACGGCCGCCAACCTCACGCGCGTGGCCCGCGAGGCCGTCGTCGACCTCGCCGCGGACGGCGTGATCTACGCCGAGCTGCGCTACGCCCCCGAGCAGCACCTCGAAGGCGGGCTCACACTGCAAGAGGTCGTCGAGGCCGTCCAGGACGGAATCAAGGAGGGCATCGCAGAGGCCGCCGAGGCAGGCTATGGCATCCGCGCCGCCGCTCTCCTGGATGCGATGCGCCACTTGGACCGCTCCTTCGAGATCGCCGAACTCGCGATCGCTAACCGCGGCCGCTGCTGCGTCGGCTTCGACATCGCAGGCCCCGAGCTCGGCTTTCCTCCCTCGAACCACCGGGCGGCATTCCAGTTGCTGCGCGAGAACCTCATGCCCGTCACCATTCACGCGGGAGAGGCCGACGGTGCCGCTTCCGTTGGCGAGGCCCTCGGGCTGGGCAGCGCGCGCAGGCTCGGTCACGGCGTGCGCATCCACGAAGACATCGAGGGCTTTGGCACCGACGAGGAGCCTGTGTTCGGCATCATCGCGCAGCACGCGCTCGACGAGCAGATTCCGCTCGAGTGCTGCCCCACGTCGAATGTCCAGACGGGCGCTGCCACGTCCATCGAGGATCACCCCATCCACGAGCTGCGCGACCTGGGTTTCGCAGTGACCATCAACACCGACAATCGCCTGGTATCAGGGGTGTCGATGTCCGGCGAGTTCGCGAAGTTGGTCGAGGCTGGCTGGACGCTCGAGGACCTCTTCGAGGCGACGCTCGTGGCCGCTTGGGGTGCGTTCCTTCCCTACGACGAGCGCGCCGAACTCGCGGAGCGCGTCGTGGAAGGCTACGAGTCATGA
- a CDS encoding ECF transporter S component, producing MTTHHIKKSGIDRTNSSARFVLASGRPMAWRGIDLITAAMLAVAFGVVFWAFDTFVYPGVGVVTAAFPPAAELALGVWLIPAVVGGLVVRRPGAAVLTEVIAASVELFLGNQWGVAVLLSGTLQALGVELVLAMLLWRRFGVVIAALGGLLSAAMEITGYEWWSYVAGYSWTWKLVYLACGMVSGGLIAGVGGWALVRALARSGALNAFPAGQEVHEADALR from the coding sequence ATGACCACGCACCACATCAAGAAGTCCGGCATCGACCGGACGAACAGTTCCGCGCGTTTTGTACTCGCCTCCGGGAGGCCGATGGCCTGGCGGGGCATCGACCTCATCACGGCGGCCATGCTCGCCGTCGCGTTTGGCGTCGTCTTCTGGGCGTTTGACACCTTCGTCTACCCGGGCGTTGGCGTCGTGACGGCCGCCTTCCCCCCGGCCGCCGAACTGGCTCTCGGCGTGTGGCTCATCCCCGCGGTAGTGGGTGGCCTGGTAGTGCGCCGACCGGGTGCGGCCGTGCTCACCGAAGTGATCGCGGCCAGCGTCGAACTCTTCCTCGGCAATCAGTGGGGTGTTGCCGTGTTGCTGTCGGGCACGCTACAGGCGCTTGGAGTCGAGTTGGTTCTCGCGATGCTGCTCTGGCGGCGGTTCGGCGTGGTGATCGCCGCGCTCGGCGGGCTTCTCTCGGCAGCGATGGAAATCACCGGCTACGAGTGGTGGTCGTATGTGGCCGGCTACTCGTGGACCTGGAAACTCGTGTATCTCGCTTGCGGGATGGTATCCGGCGGCTTGATCGCCGGCGTCGGAGGTTGGGCGCTCGTGCGGGCCCTTGCCCGCTCGGGCGCCCTGAATGCGTTCCCCGCCGGGCAGGAAGTCCATGAGGCCGACGCACTCCGCTGA
- a CDS encoding NUDIX hydrolase yields the protein MPTPDFVLDLRAKIGHDLLWLSGVTAVVLRVTAPAGLEVLLVRRADTGAWTPVTGIIDPGEQPAVAGAREVLEEADIVAVPEALTSVRSLPPMKYANGDLSQYLDLTFRFRYVSGEPHPADGENTDAAWFPVDAMPPMSADMASRVASALEPGQVARFEC from the coding sequence ATGCCCACCCCCGACTTTGTCCTTGACCTGCGCGCCAAGATCGGCCACGACCTGCTGTGGCTCTCTGGCGTAACAGCGGTCGTGTTGCGCGTCACGGCACCGGCCGGGCTCGAGGTGCTGCTCGTGAGGCGCGCCGACACCGGCGCCTGGACCCCCGTCACCGGCATCATTGACCCGGGCGAGCAGCCCGCCGTCGCCGGCGCACGCGAGGTGCTCGAGGAGGCCGACATCGTCGCCGTGCCCGAGGCCCTCACGTCCGTCCGCTCGCTTCCGCCCATGAAGTACGCGAACGGCGACCTGTCGCAATATCTGGACCTCACATTCCGCTTCAGATATGTGTCAGGCGAGCCCCACCCCGCCGACGGCGAGAACACCGACGCCGCGTGGTTCCCCGTCGACGCCATGCCGCCGATGTCGGCCGACATGGCATCCCGCGTCGCATCGGCACTCGAGCCTGGTCAGGTGGCGCGCTTCGAGTGCTGA
- a CDS encoding ribonuclease E inhibitor RraB, protein MGFLDKVRGGRKRVAPHGLWADDAERLAAFEARGADVTAPRESEFFLSFASSPRASAAADDLRGRGIRHEIVPPSHDIPEWMLFIRGYRVALLPEFLRETVDMCEELASKHGGQFEGWAGLFTEAEKDA, encoded by the coding sequence ATGGGATTCCTCGACAAGGTTCGTGGCGGACGCAAGCGCGTCGCGCCGCACGGTCTCTGGGCCGATGACGCCGAGCGGCTCGCGGCGTTCGAGGCGCGCGGGGCCGACGTGACCGCGCCTCGCGAGTCGGAGTTCTTCCTTTCCTTTGCCTCGAGCCCCAGGGCCTCCGCCGCCGCCGACGACCTGCGAGGACGGGGGATTCGCCACGAGATCGTTCCGCCAAGCCACGACATTCCCGAGTGGATGCTGTTCATTCGCGGCTACAGGGTGGCCCTGCTTCCTGAATTTCTGCGCGAGACCGTTGACATGTGTGAGGAGCTCGCCTCGAAACATGGCGGACAGTTCGAGGGATGGGCTGGGCTCTTTACCGAGGCGGAAAAGGACGCCTAG
- the deoC gene encoding deoxyribose-phosphate aldolase produces MSALTRAELAHMVDHTLLAPTATPADVAALVAEGAALGVYSVCVSPSMIPLSVPEGLLVAVVCGFPSGKHTSAVKAIEAAESVALGADEVDMVIDVGAALAGDFAAVEADIASVRASTAGVVLKVIIESAALTDEAIVGASKAAMAAGANFVKTSTGFHPSGGASAHAVALMRATVGPDMGVKASGGIRTAEAALEMIAAGATRLGLSGTRAVLDGLDADGVDEAAATEDAAGY; encoded by the coding sequence ATGAGCGCGCTGACGCGGGCCGAGCTCGCCCACATGGTTGACCACACCCTGCTCGCGCCGACGGCAACGCCGGCCGATGTCGCGGCCCTGGTCGCGGAGGGTGCGGCTTTGGGTGTGTACTCCGTGTGCGTGTCGCCCTCGATGATTCCTTTGTCGGTGCCGGAGGGCCTGTTGGTCGCGGTCGTGTGTGGCTTCCCCTCGGGAAAGCACACCTCGGCCGTCAAGGCGATCGAGGCCGCTGAATCCGTGGCGCTTGGCGCCGATGAGGTCGACATGGTGATCGACGTTGGCGCCGCCTTGGCTGGCGACTTCGCGGCCGTCGAGGCCGACATCGCCTCCGTGCGTGCGTCTACCGCGGGTGTGGTGCTCAAGGTCATCATCGAGTCCGCCGCGCTGACCGATGAGGCGATCGTGGGCGCTTCCAAGGCTGCCATGGCTGCCGGTGCCAATTTCGTCAAGACGTCCACGGGCTTCCACCCCTCTGGTGGGGCGTCGGCGCATGCCGTTGCCCTCATGCGCGCGACGGTGGGCCCCGACATGGGTGTGAAGGCGTCGGGCGGGATTCGCACGGCCGAGGCCGCGCTCGAGATGATCGCGGCCGGCGCCACGCGCTTGGGGCTGAGTGGGACCCGCGCCGTGCTCGACGGACTCGACGCCGATGGTGTCGACGAAGCCGCCGCGACTGAGGATGCCGCGGGGTACTGA
- a CDS encoding RNA polymerase sigma factor yields MNDVVPALDENAGALLNYLERRIGIDDAPDALAEVMTVVWRREGDLPADATEARMWMFGIAKGVLANAARGKVRRAKLAGRLRAVTAASDGAASATTPPADQGHDVRDAIARLDPELAEVVRLVHWDGFSLGEVAALEAIPASTVRSRYARAKRELAVALGIAAREPVVERA; encoded by the coding sequence GTGAATGACGTCGTCCCCGCGCTCGACGAGAACGCCGGCGCGCTGCTCAACTACCTTGAGCGGCGCATCGGCATCGACGACGCACCCGACGCGCTCGCCGAGGTGATGACAGTGGTGTGGCGCCGGGAGGGTGACCTGCCAGCGGATGCCACCGAGGCACGCATGTGGATGTTCGGGATCGCCAAGGGGGTGTTGGCGAACGCGGCGCGGGGCAAGGTGCGCCGCGCCAAGTTGGCCGGCCGGTTGCGAGCGGTGACGGCGGCATCGGATGGTGCGGCATCTGCGACAACGCCGCCTGCGGATCAGGGTCACGACGTGCGCGACGCGATCGCCCGCCTCGACCCCGAGCTCGCCGAGGTGGTGCGCCTGGTCCACTGGGACGGCTTCAGTCTGGGGGAGGTCGCCGCGCTCGAAGCGATCCCTGCCTCCACGGTGCGCAGCCGCTACGCGCGCGCGAAGCGGGAACTCGCGGTGGCGCTGGGCATCGCTGCAAGAGAGCCCGTGGTGGAGCGAGCCTAG